A window from Zingiber officinale cultivar Zhangliang chromosome 7A, Zo_v1.1, whole genome shotgun sequence encodes these proteins:
- the LOC122000436 gene encoding protein HEADING DATE 3A-like: MSRERNTLEVGRVIGDVLEPFIRRVTFRVNYGRKEVTNGCEFKPFEVANQPRIDIGGDDLRTFYTLVMVDPDAPSPSDPRLKEYLHWLVTDIPGTTGATFGRELVCYESPRPTMGIHRMVFVLFQQLGRETVYAPGWRQNFTTKDFAQTYNLGLPVAAVYFNCQRESGCGGRRMYP; this comes from the exons ATGAGCAGAGAGAGGAACACGTTGGAGGTAGGGAGGGTGATCGGCGATGTTCTTGAGCCCTTCATTAGGCGAGTCACTTTCCGGGTGAACTACGGAAGGAAAGAGGTCACCAACGGATGCGAATTCAAGCCGTTCGAGGTGGCCAATCAGCCAAGGATTGACATCGGTGGCGATGACCTCAGAACCTTTTACACACTC GTGATGGTAGACCCTGATGCTCCGAGCCCTAGCGATCCACGCCTGAAGGAGTACCTCCACTG GCTGGTAACTGACATCCCTGGCACCACAGGAGCAACCTTTG GAAGAGAGTTGGTGTGTTACGAGTCTCCACGGCCAACAATGGGGATCCATCGGATGGTGTTCGTGTTGTTCCAGCAACTGGGTCGCGAGACGGTGTACGCGCCGGGCTGGCGTCAAAACTTCACCACCAAGGACTTCGCCCAGACGTACAACCTCGGCCTGCCGGTGGCCGCTGTTTACTTCAACTGCCAGAGGGAGTCCGGCTGCGGCGGGCGGAGGATGTACCCGTAG